One window from the genome of [Mycobacterium] stephanolepidis encodes:
- a CDS encoding heavy metal translocating P-type ATPase: protein MLGLSVPVVAFNDMFAMVIGYQLPTTGWIPWISPILGTVIYFCGGKPFLTGAIAEVRGRRPGMMLLIGLAITVAFAASWGASLGLIDHQLNFWWELALLVVIMLLGHWIEMRSLAQTTSALDSLAALLPDSAERVEGDAVVSVAPADLRVGDIVVVRPGGSVPADGRITEGSAHLDESMVTGESHPVRRQIGDQVVAGTVATDSGLRVEVTAVGDDTTLAGIRRLVADAQASSSRAQRIADTAAGWLFWFALGAAALTAVAWTILGEPDTAVVRVITVLVIACPHALGLAIPLVVSIATERAARGGVLVKDRLALEQIRTVDVVLFDKTGTLTKGAPTVTGVEPVDGRDADTVLALAAAAETDSEHPLARAIVEAARGRGLLVPAASGFSSEPALGVTADVAGVQVAVGGPALLKRHGAQELPIADRWRTEGAIILHVLTDGRVAGALRLADDIRPESRDTVEALHRLGVSVVMITGDAHAVANTVAAELGVDRVFAEVRPEDKAAAVAQLQSEGHTVAMVGDGVNDAPALAQADVGIAIGAGTDVAIASAGVILGSSDPRSVLSVIELLRASYRKMKQNLWWAAGYNLISVPLAAGVLAPIGFVLPMSVGAILMSASTVVVALNAQLLRRLDLRPEQSVRRILTG from the coding sequence ATGCTGGGGCTTTCTGTGCCGGTGGTCGCGTTCAACGACATGTTCGCGATGGTCATCGGCTACCAACTGCCCACCACCGGCTGGATCCCGTGGATATCACCGATTCTCGGCACCGTCATCTACTTCTGCGGCGGCAAGCCGTTCCTGACCGGCGCGATCGCCGAGGTGCGCGGTCGCAGGCCGGGAATGATGCTGTTGATCGGCCTGGCGATCACGGTGGCCTTTGCCGCATCGTGGGGCGCCAGTCTCGGCCTGATCGATCACCAGCTCAATTTCTGGTGGGAGCTGGCGCTTCTGGTAGTGATCATGCTGCTGGGGCACTGGATCGAGATGCGGTCGCTGGCGCAGACCACATCGGCGCTCGACTCACTGGCGGCGCTGCTGCCCGATAGCGCCGAACGCGTCGAGGGAGACGCGGTGGTGTCCGTCGCGCCGGCGGATCTTCGGGTCGGTGACATCGTTGTCGTGCGTCCGGGTGGCTCGGTGCCCGCCGACGGCCGAATCACCGAGGGCAGTGCCCATCTGGACGAATCGATGGTGACGGGGGAGTCCCATCCGGTGCGCCGGCAGATCGGCGATCAGGTGGTTGCCGGAACCGTGGCCACCGATTCGGGCCTGCGTGTGGAAGTCACCGCGGTCGGTGATGACACCACGCTGGCCGGGATTCGGCGGCTGGTCGCCGACGCGCAGGCCTCCAGCTCGCGCGCGCAACGGATCGCCGACACCGCTGCGGGATGGCTGTTCTGGTTCGCTCTGGGTGCCGCCGCGCTGACTGCCGTGGCCTGGACGATCCTGGGGGAGCCCGACACCGCGGTGGTCCGCGTCATCACGGTGCTGGTGATCGCCTGCCCGCATGCGTTGGGTCTGGCCATTCCTCTGGTCGTCTCCATTGCCACCGAGCGTGCGGCCCGGGGCGGCGTATTGGTGAAAGACCGCCTGGCCCTGGAGCAGATTCGCACCGTGGACGTCGTGCTGTTCGACAAGACCGGAACGCTGACCAAGGGTGCTCCCACCGTCACAGGTGTCGAACCCGTCGACGGACGCGATGCCGACACCGTGCTGGCGCTCGCGGCCGCGGCCGAGACCGACAGCGAGCATCCCCTGGCTCGCGCGATCGTGGAAGCCGCTCGCGGCCGGGGGCTACTTGTTCCTGCCGCGAGCGGCTTTTCCTCCGAGCCTGCCCTGGGGGTTACTGCGGACGTCGCAGGCGTGCAGGTCGCCGTCGGTGGCCCTGCTCTACTGAAAAGGCATGGTGCGCAGGAGCTACCGATCGCCGACAGATGGCGTACCGAAGGCGCGATCATTCTGCACGTGCTGACCGATGGGCGGGTCGCCGGCGCGCTGCGCTTGGCCGATGACATCCGGCCGGAGTCCCGGGACACCGTCGAGGCGCTACACCGGCTGGGTGTATCGGTGGTCATGATCACCGGTGACGCACATGCCGTGGCCAACACGGTGGCCGCTGAGCTCGGCGTGGATCGGGTGTTCGCCGAGGTGCGGCCGGAGGACAAGGCGGCAGCGGTGGCGCAGTTGCAATCCGAGGGGCACACCGTGGCGATGGTCGGTGACGGTGTCAACGACGCCCCCGCGCTCGCGCAAGCCGATGTGGGTATCGCGATCGGAGCGGGGACCGATGTCGCGATCGCCTCTGCGGGTGTCATTCTGGGCAGCTCGGATCCGCGGTCGGTGCTGTCGGTGATCGAGTTGTTGCGTGCCAGCTACCGCAAGATGAAGCAAAACCTTTGGTGGGCAGCCGGATACAACCTGATCTCGGTTCCGTTGGCGGCCGGGGTGCTCGCCCCGATCGGATTCGTGCTCCCGATGAGTGTGGGGGCCATTCTGATGTCGGCATCCACCGTGGTGGTCGCGCTCAACGCACAGCTACTGCGCCGCTTGGATCTCCGCCCCGAACAATCTGTGCGAAGAATCCTTACGGGTTAG
- a CDS encoding SDR family oxidoreductase, translating into MGSTLNNIAGKTVMITGGAGGIGVEVAHRLHAKGANLVLTDLDETKLAAVADDLGRDRVLVAVADVCDLAALEGAVAQAVERFGGIDVVLANAGLLTFGSVLQVDPATFKKLIDVNVLGVFHTVRAALPSVIERKGYVLIVSSLAAYAAAPGVTAYNASKAAVEHFANALRLEVAHRGVDVGSAHMSWIDTSMVNDQKADLSAFSEMLTRLPPPLRTVTSVEACGKAFVKGIEKRRRRINCPGWVGVTRWLKPVLSTSLGELPMRGMIPEILPRMDAEVAALQRAARGDVGGA; encoded by the coding sequence ATGGGTTCAACGCTGAACAACATTGCCGGCAAGACAGTCATGATCACCGGCGGCGCCGGCGGCATCGGTGTGGAAGTCGCACACAGATTGCACGCCAAGGGTGCCAACCTTGTGCTGACCGATCTGGACGAGACAAAGCTTGCGGCGGTTGCCGACGATCTGGGCCGGGATCGAGTATTGGTGGCGGTCGCCGACGTGTGCGATCTGGCAGCGCTGGAAGGGGCCGTCGCCCAGGCGGTCGAGCGATTCGGCGGCATCGACGTGGTGCTGGCGAACGCGGGCCTGCTGACGTTCGGCTCGGTGCTGCAGGTGGACCCGGCGACCTTCAAGAAGCTGATCGATGTCAACGTCCTCGGGGTGTTTCACACGGTGCGCGCAGCATTGCCCTCGGTGATCGAGCGCAAGGGCTATGTGCTCATCGTGTCTTCCCTGGCCGCCTACGCGGCGGCACCGGGGGTCACGGCGTACAACGCCTCCAAGGCCGCCGTCGAACACTTCGCGAACGCGTTGCGTCTGGAGGTGGCGCATCGAGGTGTTGACGTGGGTTCGGCGCACATGTCGTGGATCGACACCTCGATGGTGAACGATCAGAAGGCCGACCTGTCGGCGTTCTCGGAGATGCTGACCCGGCTGCCACCGCCATTGAGAACCGTGACGTCTGTCGAAGCCTGCGGTAAGGCTTTCGTGAAGGGCATCGAAAAGCGGCGTCGGCGCATCAACTGCCCCGGCTGGGTGGGGGTGACCCGCTGGCTCAAACCGGTGTTGTCGACATCGCTCGGCGAACTGCCCATGCGGGGCATGATTCCCGAGATCCTGCCCCGCATGGACGCCGAGGTGGCCGCTCTACAGCGCGCCGCCCGTGGTGACGTTGGCGGCGCCTGA
- a CDS encoding phytoene desaturase family protein → MQQAAEKWDAIVIGSGLGGISAAAHLAAIGQKVLVLEQYDVIGGSSHVFRRKREWEWDVGVHHMGDCGPDGILPALFTSLGGEGRVEFIELDRKGVETYTLPGHTFTTPRGWDNYLARLIDAFPDEERKIRRFVTFVRRAGRGLDRDRGLSSLGRTAAGVLRSGIAAPLLGLPMSRVFRLFGFSPALQIVLSPPFGSVDAPPSRLPFAVYAVFQSMFIEGGTWYPKGGGQVLSAHLADVVRSAGGKVLTNASVSRIIIESGAVTGVRLEDGQQFSAAVVVSNADIKKTYRDLVGHEHVKSRTVRRVEKYRMALPFFNVYIGSSLNLTETTPPRDAFVFPTLVDFDELERRISAPDLTPQEWLDLIRDLAPAYIHCSNLKDPHGTRYAPPGHSSIEIMLPLPYNPRLWHIEPGSESSYRRVPEYQQMKEDLTDILIKRAATVFPGLEDSIVYREASTPLTQERYTRSSEGSAYGIEFNTRQFGPLRPGVRTEIEGLFLVGSSTSWGPGTEAALLSGRWAASAITGRDLQREVRGGARFVNPGDLTPVETGWDALEFSKAIATRNRPLSAGVAE, encoded by the coding sequence ATGCAGCAGGCAGCAGAAAAATGGGACGCGATCGTCATCGGGTCCGGTCTCGGTGGCATCTCGGCGGCTGCGCACCTCGCCGCAATCGGTCAGAAGGTGCTGGTCCTCGAGCAGTACGACGTTATCGGTGGCTCATCTCATGTGTTCCGGCGTAAACGTGAGTGGGAGTGGGATGTCGGCGTGCACCACATGGGCGACTGCGGCCCGGACGGCATTCTTCCTGCGTTGTTCACGAGTCTGGGCGGTGAAGGCCGCGTGGAATTTATCGAACTCGACCGCAAGGGAGTCGAGACGTACACGCTGCCGGGGCACACATTCACCACGCCGCGAGGATGGGACAACTACCTCGCCCGGCTCATCGATGCGTTTCCCGACGAGGAACGAAAGATCCGGCGGTTCGTCACGTTCGTTCGTCGTGCCGGCCGTGGACTAGACCGGGACCGCGGCCTGTCCAGTCTGGGGCGTACCGCAGCGGGGGTTTTGCGCTCGGGTATCGCTGCCCCGCTGCTGGGCCTGCCCATGTCGCGCGTGTTCCGGCTCTTCGGATTCTCCCCGGCCCTGCAGATCGTCCTGTCCCCGCCGTTCGGCAGCGTCGACGCACCACCCAGCAGACTCCCCTTCGCCGTTTACGCGGTGTTCCAATCCATGTTCATCGAGGGCGGAACCTGGTATCCGAAGGGTGGGGGCCAAGTGCTCTCCGCACATCTGGCCGATGTCGTGCGGTCGGCGGGCGGCAAGGTGCTCACCAACGCATCGGTCTCCCGAATCATCATCGAGTCGGGCGCGGTCACCGGCGTACGCCTCGAGGACGGTCAACAATTCTCCGCGGCCGTCGTCGTCTCCAATGCCGACATCAAGAAGACGTACCGTGATCTTGTCGGGCACGAACACGTGAAGAGTCGCACGGTGCGGCGCGTCGAGAAATACCGCATGGCCCTGCCGTTCTTCAACGTGTACATCGGTTCCAGCCTCAATCTCACCGAGACGACGCCACCCCGGGACGCATTCGTTTTCCCGACACTGGTCGACTTCGACGAGTTGGAGCGGCGCATCAGTGCCCCGGACCTGACGCCGCAGGAATGGCTGGACCTGATTCGCGACCTCGCCCCGGCATACATTCATTGCTCGAACCTGAAAGATCCTCACGGCACCCGCTATGCGCCGCCCGGGCACTCCTCGATCGAGATCATGCTGCCCTTGCCGTACAACCCACGGCTGTGGCATATCGAACCAGGATCGGAGTCCTCGTATCGCCGCGTGCCCGAATACCAGCAGATGAAGGAAGACCTCACCGATATCCTCATCAAACGTGCCGCCACGGTGTTCCCCGGTCTCGAAGACTCGATCGTCTACCGCGAGGCCAGCACACCGCTGACCCAGGAGCGCTACACCCGATCCTCGGAGGGCTCCGCGTACGGAATCGAATTCAACACACGGCAGTTCGGTCCGCTACGGCCAGGCGTTCGCACCGAGATCGAGGGACTGTTCCTCGTTGGCTCAAGTACCTCATGGGGCCCCGGCACAGAGGCGGCGCTGCTGAGCGGGCGATGGGCGGCCAGTGCGATCACGGGGCGTGACCTACAGCGCGAAGTACGCGGCGGAGCGCGATTTGTGAATCCCGGCGATCTCACGCCAGTCGAAACTGGTTGGGATGCACTCGAATTCAGTAAAGCAATCGCAACGCGCAATCGCCCACTGAGCGCCGGCGTGGCGGAGTGA
- the mshC gene encoding cysteine--1-D-myo-inosityl 2-amino-2-deoxy-alpha-D-glucopyranoside ligase — MQSWASPPVPELDGRGPQLRLYDTADRQVRPVTPSSGPGSSATMYVCGITPYDATHLGHAATYLTFDLIYRQWLDAGLDVHYVQNVTDIDDPLFERADRDGIDWRELGDRETDLFRGDMTALRVLPPREYVRATESIACIVELVEKMLASGAAYVVDDPEYPDVYFRVDATEQFGYESGYDIETMSRLFAERGGDPDRPGKANELDALLWRAARPGEPSWEASFGSGRPGWHVECSAIVLRELGAGIDIQGGGSDLIFPHHEYSAAHAEAVTAQRRFARHYVHAGMIGWDGHKMSKSRGNLVKVSVLTADGVDPAAIRLGLLAGHYRADRSWSDAVLSDAQARLARWRHAVALPAAPSARDVVSRVRRYLADDLDTPKALAALDNWVTDALAYGGHDAAAGAHVRHAVDALLGVQL, encoded by the coding sequence ATGCAGTCGTGGGCGTCGCCGCCAGTTCCTGAGCTCGACGGTCGTGGTCCGCAGCTGCGGCTGTACGACACCGCCGATCGTCAGGTGCGGCCGGTGACGCCGTCGTCCGGTCCGGGATCCAGCGCGACCATGTACGTGTGTGGCATCACCCCCTATGACGCCACCCATCTGGGCCACGCCGCAACGTATCTCACGTTCGACCTGATCTATCGGCAATGGCTCGACGCGGGCCTAGACGTGCATTACGTACAAAACGTCACCGACATCGACGACCCGCTCTTCGAACGTGCCGATCGCGATGGCATCGATTGGCGCGAGCTGGGGGACCGGGAAACCGACTTGTTCCGGGGTGACATGACCGCGCTGCGGGTGTTGCCGCCACGGGAGTATGTGCGCGCCACCGAGTCGATTGCCTGCATCGTCGAACTGGTCGAGAAGATGCTGGCTTCGGGCGCCGCGTACGTCGTGGACGATCCCGAGTATCCGGACGTCTACTTCCGGGTCGACGCCACCGAGCAGTTCGGCTACGAGTCGGGATACGACATCGAGACCATGTCACGGCTGTTCGCCGAACGCGGCGGCGATCCGGACCGGCCCGGCAAGGCCAATGAACTGGATGCTCTGCTCTGGCGCGCAGCGCGGCCGGGAGAGCCGAGCTGGGAGGCTTCGTTCGGATCGGGCCGCCCGGGCTGGCATGTCGAGTGCTCGGCGATCGTGTTGCGCGAGCTCGGTGCCGGTATCGACATCCAGGGCGGCGGCAGCGACCTGATTTTCCCGCACCACGAATACAGTGCCGCGCACGCTGAAGCCGTTACGGCGCAACGCCGTTTCGCGCGACACTATGTGCACGCCGGGATGATCGGCTGGGACGGGCACAAGATGTCCAAGAGCCGGGGGAACCTGGTGAAGGTTTCGGTGTTGACGGCCGACGGCGTGGATCCGGCGGCGATCAGGCTCGGGCTGTTGGCCGGCCACTATCGCGCCGACCGGTCCTGGAGTGATGCCGTGCTCTCCGATGCACAGGCCCGGCTGGCCCGTTGGCGCCACGCGGTGGCACTGCCCGCCGCGCCGAGCGCCCGCGACGTGGTGTCTCGGGTGCGGCGCTATCTCGCCGATGATCTCGATACGCCAAAAGCGCTTGCCGCGCTGGATAACTGGGTGACCGATGCGCTGGCATACGGCGGACACGATGCTGCGGCGGGCGCACACGTACGTCATGCGGTGGATGCCCTACTGGGAGTGCAGCTGTAG
- the nbtC gene encoding nocobactin polyketide synthase NbtC codes for MVAKEASAILTYALEHPNVSPDRIADMIFRTRIARRYRTLLMVRDRDELLSALQAVVDGTDHSCVVRGTESANTHRIGYVFPGQGGQRPGMGRAFYDAFAEYRAEADRCSALFEAKFGQSPLNYLLDADTPADDSARVVQPALFTQMVGLAAIWRSVGVIPDVTVGHSQGEIAAAYVSGMMSLADAVTVVGVRAGIVDAFGADTYAMAVAAADRDTCEELLARRSGWAEVSVINSPSLAGISGDRETIGDIVESLTARGVFARVIPVQYPAHTSGINAIGTEVSQALRDRLSTLQFDNSEIDCLGATLGAPITADLPMDQYWFWNLRNPVRFDRAITAAAQSGADTFVELAEHPALQLAIQENLRVAELPGRVVGTSTREGNRLDEFTLNLAQLMVHDLGYKWESLHQNATGHPRLPLLDFPNVQTNDITLWLPYTTPSALTAPTAVFNQVSPSTTAPETDKTAVPARLLREDWVRLAKRSLTPPRAFGIVDHTGECAELAAALCSAADDTGSTARIIDPDNSISEFDAVVVLLPESPLPTDHESVSEVTSFFGEHTWWPGRDSAVTDYWLVTVGGEAVIVGDPPPHPVHAAASAGFRSIGAEHPGTGFRHLDLTSESAQSDSAKTVVMALHTAGEPELALRDGTLYAKRAVECDTPAPDSVSREHVLIVGGTGKLGLEFCEHFAQHGARRVTLVSRSGETAAVAQRLNDIRRKTSADVNVVSCDISDEAAVARLAGQSGDTPADLIIHSAVDYSDIDFADVTNEKVDAVLQAKILGISHVLRTFPRTDSCRIVLCSSMAATIAGRGQTVYAAANRMLDAMAHRLRSEGLDCVSVQWGQWAVHFELGESGAARLAATGVHPMRPAEALALGMSRLQSNAIVVAFDVAQARSVFGLYGYGPLLSGLQADNGLDRPETQERRTSTPSGDVRARMIRLLSDVIGNDRVDTIDTTAPMVALGVDSLQALEFRRRVIEEFHYEVEVADLLGGASVDDVIASIDKATPPAAPPATGSSPTAEQAKPLTLAEIAPQAAERSMPQNLDIDRMRSARRDLDLFGMRATFELIEPVLREGAGLSADHIAQQLEFAPRHQWLLRQWLEVLTEHGHLAYDAERYRTNTPVPSPSCADIYTVCADLGYPRELAEFMGNCNERLADLGRDRVSIQELLFRNGDMVVVEAAHRDNLASKYLNLAAREAVIDIASRLRGESSPVRILELGAGTGSTTGEVVAGLHELSAQWDYHFTDVSRFFLTAAQGKFGKYPQIRYGLMDMNTDLAGQSYDIVIAENSLHNALDIGHTLLQLHNMVNPGGAIVLIESCKANYQVLNSVQFLMSAPSGQRRPGESDIRRGTRVFLSENEWNDQLSQAGFRPLLTLPEASHPTHMLDQRIIVAERD; via the coding sequence TTGGTGGCCAAAGAGGCTTCCGCAATCCTCACGTATGCACTCGAGCATCCGAATGTGTCCCCCGACAGGATCGCGGACATGATCTTCCGAACGAGGATTGCTCGCCGCTACCGCACGTTGCTCATGGTGCGTGATCGCGACGAACTGCTCAGTGCGTTGCAGGCGGTAGTCGACGGTACGGACCACTCGTGCGTGGTGCGGGGCACCGAATCCGCCAACACGCATCGCATCGGCTACGTCTTTCCCGGCCAGGGCGGACAGCGTCCCGGCATGGGGCGGGCGTTCTATGACGCGTTCGCGGAGTACCGGGCCGAGGCCGATCGGTGTTCCGCGCTTTTCGAGGCGAAGTTTGGCCAATCACCGCTGAATTACCTACTGGACGCAGACACTCCAGCCGACGACAGTGCACGTGTCGTACAGCCGGCGCTGTTCACCCAGATGGTTGGCCTGGCCGCGATCTGGCGCTCGGTGGGCGTGATCCCCGATGTCACCGTCGGACACAGCCAGGGCGAGATCGCCGCCGCATATGTGTCCGGAATGATGTCGCTTGCCGACGCAGTCACGGTCGTGGGCGTACGCGCCGGAATCGTCGACGCATTCGGAGCCGATACCTACGCCATGGCTGTCGCCGCCGCCGACCGAGACACCTGCGAGGAACTCCTTGCACGGCGCTCCGGTTGGGCCGAGGTTTCGGTGATCAACTCCCCTTCTCTGGCCGGCATCTCCGGAGACCGCGAGACCATCGGGGATATCGTGGAGTCACTCACCGCGCGCGGAGTGTTCGCGAGAGTCATCCCCGTCCAGTACCCAGCACACACCAGCGGTATCAACGCGATCGGCACCGAGGTGAGCCAAGCACTACGCGACAGGCTCAGCACTCTGCAGTTCGACAACTCCGAGATCGATTGCCTGGGAGCCACACTCGGGGCCCCGATCACCGCCGATCTGCCCATGGACCAATACTGGTTCTGGAATCTGCGCAATCCGGTGAGGTTTGACCGTGCGATTACGGCTGCGGCCCAAAGTGGCGCCGACACCTTCGTGGAGCTGGCGGAGCACCCGGCACTTCAGCTCGCCATCCAGGAGAATCTCCGGGTTGCAGAACTACCAGGCCGTGTCGTCGGGACGTCGACCAGAGAGGGCAACCGACTCGACGAGTTCACCCTGAATCTCGCACAGTTGATGGTGCACGATCTGGGGTACAAATGGGAATCGTTGCACCAAAACGCAACTGGGCACCCTCGCTTGCCGTTGCTCGACTTCCCGAATGTCCAGACCAACGACATCACGCTGTGGCTGCCGTACACCACTCCATCCGCTCTGACGGCTCCGACCGCCGTTTTCAACCAAGTGTCGCCCTCAACCACTGCACCAGAGACCGACAAGACAGCGGTCCCCGCACGGCTGCTCAGAGAGGACTGGGTTCGGCTGGCGAAACGTTCTCTCACGCCTCCACGCGCATTCGGTATCGTCGACCACACCGGTGAATGCGCCGAGCTAGCCGCAGCGTTGTGTTCCGCAGCCGATGACACTGGCTCCACAGCCCGAATCATCGATCCGGACAACAGCATTTCCGAATTCGATGCCGTTGTTGTCCTGCTGCCCGAGAGTCCGTTACCCACGGATCACGAGTCCGTCTCCGAAGTCACCTCGTTCTTCGGGGAGCACACGTGGTGGCCCGGTCGCGACAGTGCGGTCACCGACTACTGGTTGGTGACGGTAGGCGGCGAAGCTGTCATCGTCGGCGACCCTCCACCCCATCCTGTCCACGCGGCCGCCAGTGCCGGATTCCGTAGCATCGGAGCCGAGCACCCGGGAACCGGATTCCGTCACCTCGATCTGACATCTGAATCAGCACAATCGGATTCCGCAAAAACTGTCGTGATGGCGCTGCACACCGCCGGGGAGCCAGAACTCGCACTCAGAGACGGCACCCTGTACGCCAAGCGTGCTGTCGAATGCGACACACCGGCACCCGACTCCGTCAGCCGGGAGCATGTACTCATAGTCGGCGGTACCGGAAAACTGGGACTTGAGTTCTGCGAACACTTTGCGCAGCATGGAGCCCGGCGCGTCACCCTGGTAAGCCGATCGGGCGAAACTGCAGCAGTCGCACAGCGTCTCAACGACATACGCAGGAAAACCTCGGCAGACGTCAACGTCGTTTCCTGCGATATCAGTGACGAAGCCGCGGTAGCCAGACTCGCGGGGCAATCCGGTGATACGCCGGCGGATTTGATCATCCACTCGGCCGTGGACTATTCCGATATCGACTTCGCCGACGTGACCAACGAGAAGGTCGACGCGGTACTGCAAGCCAAAATCCTCGGGATCTCGCATGTGCTCCGGACGTTTCCCCGCACCGACTCCTGCCGTATCGTGCTGTGTTCCTCGATGGCGGCGACTATCGCTGGGCGCGGTCAAACCGTGTACGCGGCTGCCAACAGGATGCTGGACGCCATGGCGCATCGGTTGCGCAGCGAAGGCCTTGATTGTGTGTCAGTGCAATGGGGACAGTGGGCAGTACATTTCGAGCTCGGAGAGTCCGGCGCTGCGCGGCTCGCCGCCACGGGCGTCCACCCCATGCGCCCAGCTGAAGCACTCGCGCTGGGTATGAGCAGGTTGCAAAGTAACGCCATTGTCGTGGCATTCGATGTGGCCCAAGCACGTTCGGTTTTCGGGCTCTACGGCTACGGTCCATTGCTCTCGGGCCTGCAGGCGGATAACGGATTAGACCGCCCAGAAACCCAGGAGAGGCGAACGAGTACGCCCAGCGGCGACGTGCGCGCCCGGATGATCAGGCTGCTGTCCGACGTGATCGGCAACGACCGCGTGGACACAATAGACACCACCGCGCCCATGGTGGCCCTTGGCGTGGATTCGTTGCAGGCATTGGAATTTCGCCGACGTGTCATCGAAGAGTTCCATTACGAAGTAGAGGTGGCCGACCTTCTCGGCGGTGCGTCAGTCGATGACGTCATAGCGTCAATCGATAAAGCGACACCGCCGGCGGCACCGCCGGCCACTGGCAGCTCGCCCACCGCCGAGCAGGCCAAACCCCTCACGCTTGCAGAGATCGCACCACAGGCGGCCGAGCGATCGATGCCACAAAATCTCGACATCGACCGGATGAGGTCTGCCCGCAGAGACCTAGATCTTTTTGGGATGCGTGCAACGTTCGAGCTCATCGAACCTGTGCTACGGGAGGGCGCAGGACTTTCAGCCGACCACATCGCACAGCAACTTGAGTTCGCCCCTCGGCACCAGTGGCTCCTAAGACAATGGCTAGAAGTTCTTACCGAACACGGTCATCTCGCCTACGACGCTGAGCGGTACCGGACCAACACGCCCGTACCGTCTCCATCATGCGCGGACATCTACACGGTATGCGCGGATCTTGGCTACCCACGAGAGCTGGCGGAGTTCATGGGTAACTGCAACGAACGCCTTGCCGATCTGGGGCGAGACCGCGTGAGCATTCAGGAACTGCTGTTCCGCAACGGCGACATGGTTGTAGTTGAGGCCGCCCATCGCGACAACCTGGCCAGCAAATATCTCAATCTCGCTGCGCGCGAGGCAGTTATCGATATTGCCTCGCGGCTGCGCGGCGAGAGCTCGCCTGTGCGAATCCTTGAACTGGGCGCAGGAACAGGCAGCACCACGGGCGAAGTGGTCGCGGGACTACACGAACTATCGGCGCAGTGGGACTATCACTTCACAGACGTATCGAGGTTCTTCCTCACCGCCGCACAAGGAAAGTTTGGCAAGTATCCGCAGATCCGTTACGGGCTCATGGACATGAACACCGACCTGGCCGGTCAGTCCTATGACATCGTCATCGCAGAGAACAGCCTTCACAACGCGCTCGATATCGGACACACCCTGCTCCAGCTCCACAACATGGTCAATCCAGGTGGCGCGATCGTCCTGATTGAATCGTGCAAGGCCAACTACCAGGTGCTGAACTCGGTCCAATTCCTGATGTCGGCGCCCTCCGGCCAGCGGCGCCCCGGCGAATCCGACATCAGGCGCGGCACCCGTGTCTTCCTCTCAGAAAACGAGTGGAATGATCAGCTCTCCCAGGCCGGTTTCCGCCCGCTGCTGACGCTCCCGGAGGCGAGTCACCCGACGCACATGCTGGACCAGCGGATCATCGTCGCGGAGCGCGACTAA
- a CDS encoding DUF2834 domain-containing protein translates to MTHSTANTTGAKTPQRQRTRTLERVMLALAIISFVGLNGSAIGFCIQHGPDAKLFFTSWFANWPSSQLFGDIGVVLVAFWAWAIGDHRRTRTPYWWLLFPVSILVGIGCGIPLYLWLRERQLRLDDDAAPSG, encoded by the coding sequence ATGACCCACTCCACAGCCAACACCACCGGGGCTAAAACCCCTCAGCGCCAACGCACTCGCACACTTGAGCGGGTGATGCTCGCGCTGGCCATTATCAGCTTCGTGGGGCTCAACGGCTCTGCCATCGGATTCTGTATCCAGCATGGTCCCGATGCGAAGCTCTTCTTCACATCCTGGTTTGCCAACTGGCCTTCCTCGCAGCTTTTCGGCGATATCGGCGTGGTGCTGGTGGCGTTCTGGGCCTGGGCGATTGGCGACCACCGGCGCACCCGAACCCCCTACTGGTGGCTGCTGTTCCCGGTGTCAATCCTCGTAGGGATCGGCTGCGGGATACCTCTTTACCTATGGTTACGCGAGCGCCAGCTCCGCCTCGACGACGACGCGGCACCGAGCGGTTAG